From a single Nicotiana tomentosiformis chromosome 2, ASM39032v3, whole genome shotgun sequence genomic region:
- the LOC117279347 gene encoding NAP1-related protein 2-like has protein sequence MEHVQLIRDEHFNLIKMGEEKGNKKQKMAEKAEDEENNNFDGKQLVLCIEKLQDIQDKLEKINEEARDEVLKIAQKLSQIRKPVYEKRNHIIKSIPDFWLTAFLRHPILSELVSTEEDHKIFEFLCSIEVEDTEDFKSGYTITFYFSPNPFFENTMLSKTYTFLEDGRPRKVTASTVQWKEGNGVVPHAEEGFFRWFSSEVDQKYDEVAAIIKDELWPNPLNYFNEADEEKDFHEADKGGDEIVNDSEDDGNEEADEADEEDLEAAGGSGNEVVKDSEDYDEEADEEDLEAADEAGDEGTESEGSHDDYDLGG, from the exons ATGGAGCATGTGCAACTTATTAGGGATGAGCATTTTAATTTGATTAAG ATGggagaagaaaaaggaaataagaagcaGAAAATGGCAGAGAAAGCAGAAGATGAGGAAAACAACAACTTTGATGGAAAGCAGTTGGTTCTGTGCATTGAAAAATTGCAAGATATACAAGACAAGCTCGAGAAGATTAATGAAGAAGCAAGGGATGAAGTGTTGAAAATAGCACAAAAGTTGAGTCAGATCCGCAAGCCAGTGTATGAGAAGCGAAATCATATTATTAAAAGTATTCCTGACTTCTGGTTGACGGCATTCCTGAGACATCCTATTCTTTCTGAACTTGTAAGTACAGAAGAGGACCATAAGATTTTCGAGTTTTTATGTTCTATCGAAGTGGAAGACACTGAAGATTTTAAATCGGGTTATACCATCACCTTCTACTTCAGTCCAAATCCCTTTTTTGAAAATACAATGCTGTCGAAGACTTATACCTTCCTTGAAGATGGACGACCTAGAAAAGTTACTGCTTCCACAGTACAATGGAAAGAAGGAAATGGAGTTGTTCCCCATGCTGAGGAAGGCTTCTTTAGGTGGTTCAGTAGTGAAGTCGATCAGAAGTATGATGAGGTTGCTGCGATAATCAAGGATGAGCTATGGCCGAACCCTCTAAATTATTTTAACGAAGCTGATGAAGAAAAAGATTTTCATGAGGCAGACAAAGGTGGTGATGAGATAGTGAACGACAGTGAAGATGATGGCAATGAGGAGGCCGATGAAGCTGATGAAGAGGATCTTGAGGCTGCAGGCGGAAGTGGCAATGAGGTAGTAAAGGACAGTGAAGATTACGATGAGGAGGCTGATGAAGAGGATCTTGAGGCTGCAGACGAAGCTGGTGATGAGGGAACGGAGAGTGAAGGTTCTCATGATGACTATGATCTAGGAGGATGA
- the LOC104085389 gene encoding uncharacterized protein, with the protein MGSDELNAMAEQQLLSMGFPQDLAVEALTATGGDIVKATDWILHKDSCNFNPKSLSPSTTDEHSSPPPFQPKIDRFFQFQSKPLTPTFISTLKHTVTTKGVATREEEVEEDYEPQLTKRPKLVVESEQEKKKKPPHEPLSERMRPRTLDEVVGQDHILAPRSLLRSAIDCGRLPSLLLWGPPGTGKTSIARAIVNTCSASENNTYRFVSLSAVTSGVKDVRDAVDEARRLKKKSNKRTILFIDEVHRFNKAQQDSFLPVIEDGSVIFMGATTENPSFHLITPLLSRCRVLTLNPLKPQHIASLLRRAATDCNKGLCCSMGEMLKIEVNDECVEFLSDNCDGDARVALNALEISATTAAARSQMARGSNGELESAVITLGDVKEAMQCKHLAYDRAGDEHYNLISALHKSMRGSDADASIYWLARMLEGGEEPLYIARRLVRFASEDVGLADPSALCQAVACYQACHFIGMPECNVILAQCIAYLALAPKSISVYRALGAALKVVRESVGQNEGVPLHLRNAPTKLMKDLGYGKDYIYPPDNPNSSSQTYLPPSLQGYKFLDWPNVAANDRR; encoded by the coding sequence ATGGGGAGCGACGAACTGAACGCGATGGCTGAGCAGCAGCTTCTGAGCATGGGCTTTCCGCAAGACTTAGCCGTCGAAGCTCTGACGGCAACCGGCGGCGATATCGTCAAAGCTACCGACTGGATTCTCCACAAAGATTCTTGCAATTTCAACCCAAAATCTCTGTCTCCTTCTACTACCGATGAACATTCGTCCCCTCCTCCATTTCAGCCCAAAATCGATCGGTTCTTTCAGTTCCAATCCAAACCCCTAACCCCTACCTTTATATCAACTCTTAAACACACTGTTACTACAAAGGGGGTGGCGACCCGCgaagaagaagtagaagaagaTTATGAACCCCAACTAACAAAGCGTCCTAAATTAGTAGTAGAATctgaacaagaaaagaaaaagaaaccccCTCACGAACCCTTATCCGAACGAATGCGACCTCGTACCCTAGACGAGGTTGTTGGTCAAGACCACATTTTGGCGCCAAGATCCCTTCTCCGATCAGCCATTGACTGCGGTCGTCTCCCTTCACTACTCTTGTGGGGTCCACCTGGTACCGGCAAAACCTCCATTGCTCGAGCCATAGTCAACACTTGCTCTGCTTCTGAAAATAATACTTATCGGTTTGTCTCCTTATCGGCTGTCACTTCGGGGGTTAAGGATGTTAGAGATGCTGTTGACGAAGCGAGAAGATTGAAAAAGAAGAGCAACAAGAGGACTATTTTGTTCATTGATGAAGTTCACAGGTTCAACAAGGCCCAACAAGATTCCTTTTTGCCGGTTATTGAAGATGGCAGTGTTATTTTCATGGGAGCAACTACTGAAAACCCTTCATTTCATTTGATTACGCCGTTATTGTCTAGGTGCAGAGTTTTGACTCTCAATCCCTTAAAACCCCAACATATTGCTTCCCTCCTCAGGCGTGCCGCAACTGATTGTAACAAGGGGCTGTGTTGTTCTATGGGTGAGATGTTGAAAATTGAAGTGAATGATGAGTGTGTAGAGTTTCTTTCAGACAATTGTGATGGAGATGCTAGGGTGGCATTGAATGCCTTGGAAATTTCAGCTACCACTGCTGCTGCACGGTCGCAAATGGCGAGAGGATCAAACGGGGAGTTAGAGTCCGCAGTTATAACTCTGGGTGATGTAAAAGAAGCAATGCAGTGTAAGCATTTGGCTTATGACAGAGCAGGGGATGAACATTATAATCTTATCAGCGCGCTTCACAAATCTATGAGAGGAAGTGACGCTGACGCTTCCATTTATTGGCTGGCGAGAATGCTGGAAGGGGGTGAAGAGCCTCTCTACATAGCGCGTAGGCTAGTCAGGTTTGCTAGTGAAGATGTGGGGTTAGCTGATCCATCGGCTCTTTGCCAGGCGGTTGCTTGCTACCAAGCTTGCCATTTTATTGGCATGCCCGAGTGCAATGTTATCCTCGCTCAGTGTATTGCTTATTTGGCCTTGGCTCCCAAGTCTATTTCTGTCTATAGAGCACTAGGGGCAGCTCTAAAAGTGGTAAGAGAATCAGTTGGACAAAATGAAGGGGTGCCCCTTCATCTTAGGAATGCACCAACTAAGCTAATGAAGGATCTTGGTTATGGGAAGGACTATATTTATCCTCCTGACAATCCAAACTCATCATCCCAGACTTATTTGCCACCATCTCTTCAAGGTTATAAGTTTCTCGACTGGCCAAACGTTGCAGCAAATGATCGACGATGA